A window of Gemmatimonadota bacterium contains these coding sequences:
- a CDS encoding ABC transporter ATP-binding protein, whose protein sequence is MRVYRRLLRFLRPHAWRLGGNVIFNVIAAALDGIAFTLLIPFLNTLFKSDTPIVGGMGWLTALQDRLIGPFLDPAQPMGSLRAVIIVILLMVTVKNIFLWAGGQFGASLQEMITRDLRAAVFSHMQRLPLPWFGRTKTGQIISRVLADTEQTKLILAEVATRTVQNAATIGVTVIILFKISPRLTLVALVIAPVIMAFLQPLLRKLRKGSRRLRNEYGEMTSVLQEVVSGIRLVKSFRGEAYEDDRFIKASARYSGGMTRIQRLSLMSSPLTEVLGTIIAMGVLWIGAREVLGGGGMQGSVLIGFMILVMRLLQPIKQLSQAPTTAQQSLAAAERLFEVLDQPAETQTDRGTREITALTQGVAFEHVSFAYGEEAVLTDVSLTARRGEIVALVGASGAGKSTLVDLIPRFIEPTGGRVLVDGLDSREIKLHSLRALTGIVSQDTVLFNDTVRANIAYGAQGRYTPAQVEAAARAANAHDFIMALPQGYETVLGERGTRLSGGQRQRLAIARALLTDPPILILDEATSALDTESERLVQEAIDRLLAGRTVFVIAHRLSTIVHATQILVLEKGRVIERGTHAELLGLEGAYARLHAMQQRTVQAPLPEAAPEPLEPALELPDDDDDA, encoded by the coding sequence ATGCGCGTCTACCGCCGCCTGCTCCGCTTCCTGCGCCCGCACGCCTGGCGCCTCGGCGGCAACGTCATCTTCAACGTGATCGCCGCCGCCCTCGACGGCATCGCCTTCACGCTGCTCATCCCGTTCCTCAACACGCTCTTCAAGTCCGACACCCCGATCGTCGGCGGGATGGGATGGCTCACCGCGCTGCAGGACCGGCTCATCGGCCCGTTCCTCGATCCCGCCCAGCCCATGGGGTCGTTGCGCGCGGTGATCATCGTGATCCTCCTCATGGTCACGGTGAAGAACATCTTCCTCTGGGCCGGCGGGCAGTTCGGCGCCTCGTTGCAGGAGATGATCACGCGGGACCTCCGCGCCGCGGTCTTCTCCCACATGCAGCGGCTCCCGCTCCCCTGGTTCGGGCGCACCAAGACCGGGCAGATCATCTCGCGCGTCCTCGCCGACACCGAGCAGACCAAGCTCATCCTCGCCGAGGTCGCGACGCGCACCGTGCAGAACGCCGCGACCATCGGCGTCACGGTGATCATCCTCTTCAAGATCTCGCCGCGCCTCACGCTCGTCGCGCTCGTGATCGCGCCGGTGATCATGGCCTTCCTCCAGCCGCTGCTGCGCAAACTGCGGAAGGGGAGCCGCCGCCTCCGCAACGAGTACGGCGAGATGACCTCGGTGCTGCAGGAGGTCGTGAGCGGCATCCGCCTCGTGAAGTCGTTCCGCGGCGAGGCGTACGAGGACGACCGCTTCATCAAGGCCTCGGCGCGCTACTCGGGCGGCATGACCCGCATCCAGCGCCTATCGCTCATGTCGAGCCCGCTCACCGAGGTGCTCGGCACCATCATCGCCATGGGCGTCCTCTGGATCGGCGCGCGCGAGGTGCTCGGCGGCGGCGGGATGCAGGGGAGCGTGCTCATCGGCTTCATGATCCTCGTGATGCGCCTGCTCCAGCCGATCAAGCAGCTCTCGCAGGCGCCCACCACCGCGCAGCAGTCGCTCGCCGCGGCGGAACGCCTCTTCGAGGTGCTCGACCAGCCGGCCGAGACGCAGACCGACCGCGGGACGCGCGAGATCACCGCGCTCACGCAGGGCGTCGCGTTCGAGCACGTCTCGTTCGCGTACGGCGAGGAGGCGGTGCTCACCGACGTCTCGCTCACCGCGCGCCGCGGCGAGATCGTCGCGCTCGTCGGCGCGAGCGGGGCGGGGAAGAGCACGCTCGTGGATCTCATCCCGCGGTTCATCGAACCCACCGGCGGCCGCGTGCTCGTCGACGGCCTCGACTCGCGCGAGATCAAGCTCCATTCGCTTCGCGCGCTCACCGGCATCGTCTCGCAGGACACGGTGCTCTTCAACGACACCGTCCGCGCCAACATCGCCTATGGCGCGCAGGGGCGGTACACGCCGGCGCAGGTGGAGGCCGCGGCCCGCGCGGCCAACGCGCACGATTTCATCATGGCCCTCCCGCAGGGCTACGAGACGGTCCTCGGCGAGCGTGGCACGCGCCTCTCCGGCGGCCAGCGGCAGCGGCTCGCCATCGCGCGCGCGCTCCTCACCGACCCGCCCATCCTCATCCTCGACGAGGCCACCTCGGCGCTCGACACCGAGAGCGAGCGGCTCGTGCAGGAGGCGATCGACCGCCTGCTCGCCGGACGCACCGTGTTCGTCATCGCGCACCGGCTCTCGACCATCGTCCACGCGACGCAGATCCTCGTGCTCGAGAAGGGGCGCGTGATCGAGCGCGGCACGCACGCCGAACTGCTCGGACTCGAAGGCGCATACGCACGCCTCCACGCCATGCAGCAGCGCACCGTGCAGGCCCCGCTCCCCGAGGCGGCGCCCGAACCGTTGGAGCCCGCGCTCGAGCTGCCGGACGACGATGACGATGCCTGA
- a CDS encoding DnaB-like helicase C-terminal domain-containing protein, giving the protein MRRIDLVADGALAGDTVRTGFPSIDRWLGGGIRAGDLVVLGGDVGSGKSALALAMALRMAETGTKVAFLTGEMSAERVMERALAIEGRVKMDDLRQGKLDDLQRSAVGAAAVRLRERSPRFEVLAHESAEGLGSRIRALGVQVVVVDSLQTLAASSRAQDEELAAVVRMLKAEAVSQDLCVLVTAQLPALTARPDPRPLLGDFGAMGAVQQSADVVLAVYREEMYAPDSGVEGATELLVRKNRNGTTGYVDLYFYKQWLRFEDMLDPDR; this is encoded by the coding sequence ATGCGTCGGATCGACCTGGTGGCGGATGGCGCGCTGGCGGGGGACACCGTGCGCACCGGCTTCCCGAGCATCGATCGGTGGCTGGGTGGCGGGATCCGCGCGGGTGACCTGGTGGTGCTCGGCGGGGATGTGGGGAGCGGCAAGTCGGCGCTCGCGCTGGCGATGGCGCTCCGGATGGCGGAGACGGGGACCAAGGTGGCGTTCCTCACCGGCGAGATGTCGGCGGAGCGCGTGATGGAGCGGGCGCTCGCGATCGAGGGGCGCGTGAAGATGGACGACCTGCGGCAGGGGAAGCTCGACGACCTGCAGCGATCGGCGGTGGGAGCGGCGGCGGTACGGCTGCGCGAGCGTTCGCCGCGGTTCGAGGTGCTGGCGCACGAGTCGGCCGAGGGTCTGGGGTCGCGGATCCGCGCGCTGGGCGTGCAGGTGGTGGTGGTGGACTCGTTGCAGACCCTCGCGGCGTCCTCCCGGGCGCAGGACGAGGAGCTCGCGGCGGTGGTGCGGATGCTGAAGGCGGAGGCGGTGTCGCAGGACCTGTGCGTGCTGGTGACGGCGCAGCTGCCGGCGCTGACGGCGCGTCCGGACCCGCGTCCCCTGCTGGGGGACTTCGGGGCGATGGGCGCGGTGCAGCAGTCGGCGGATGTGGTGCTCGCGGTGTATCGCGAGGAGATGTACGCGCCGGACAGTGGCGTCGAAGGGGCGACCGAGCTCCTCGTGCGCAAGAACCGGAACGGCACGACCGGGTACGTGGACCTGTACTTCTACAAGCAGTGGCTCCGTTTCGAGGACATGCTGGATCCCGATCGATAG
- a CDS encoding tetratricopeptide repeat protein, which produces MRLVRPLAALMLLALATAPAVAQGRGDAIARLEAARARSPQNAAALRALGVAYYKAQRYKDALPVLDQARRLNPRDGVSAVYTGMAAEQTGDLTVARNAYETYLRVGTSRRAKNDVRTRLVGLARQEAIAAAKAAVANEARLSQTPGNPLTVAVPPFRFTGSDSMLKPLERGIADLLITDLSVSSRITVVERDRMQALADEIRLSQSERVDAATAVRAGKLIQAGTLVNGVIQQTGATMVTLDASLVNVANGNIGPAASANNTLDQIFDMEKRIVFQLYDRIGVTLTPAERQRVERRPTTNLQAFLSYSRGLQAIDDGRFQDASRFFENARLLDPGFGAASDRAAAVQASIQGGQQVTTTTIEAGLTGAESQVVQAADRGSSAPTSNALEEAARRAAQTVNPPATNLAVGSGSTTVTSAPPERDAPSSGTGTDTPNRTGQVIIVIRRP; this is translated from the coding sequence ATGCGACTCGTTCGTCCCCTTGCCGCCCTCATGCTGCTCGCCCTCGCCACCGCGCCCGCCGTGGCGCAGGGACGTGGCGACGCCATCGCCCGCCTCGAGGCCGCGCGCGCGCGCAGTCCGCAGAACGCGGCGGCGCTCCGCGCGCTGGGCGTGGCGTACTACAAGGCGCAGCGCTACAAGGACGCGCTGCCGGTCCTCGACCAGGCGCGGCGCCTCAACCCGCGGGACGGCGTGAGCGCCGTCTACACGGGCATGGCCGCCGAGCAGACGGGGGACCTGACCGTGGCGCGCAACGCGTACGAGACCTACCTGCGGGTGGGGACGTCGCGGCGCGCGAAGAACGACGTGCGCACGCGCCTCGTCGGGCTGGCGCGCCAGGAGGCGATCGCCGCGGCCAAGGCGGCGGTGGCCAACGAGGCGCGGCTCTCGCAGACGCCGGGCAATCCGCTGACCGTCGCGGTGCCGCCGTTCCGCTTCACCGGCAGCGACAGCATGCTCAAGCCGCTCGAGCGTGGCATCGCCGACCTGCTCATCACCGACCTGTCGGTGTCGTCGCGGATCACGGTGGTGGAGCGTGACCGGATGCAGGCGCTGGCGGACGAGATCCGGCTCTCGCAGTCGGAGCGCGTGGACGCGGCGACGGCGGTGCGGGCGGGCAAGCTGATCCAGGCCGGCACGCTCGTGAACGGCGTCATCCAGCAGACCGGCGCGACGATGGTCACGCTCGACGCGAGCCTCGTGAACGTCGCGAACGGGAACATCGGACCGGCGGCCTCGGCGAACAACACGCTCGACCAGATCTTCGACATGGAGAAGCGGATCGTCTTCCAGCTCTACGACCGGATCGGCGTGACGCTGACGCCGGCCGAGCGGCAGCGCGTGGAGCGGCGTCCGACGACGAACCTGCAGGCGTTCCTGTCGTACAGCCGCGGGTTGCAGGCGATCGACGACGGGCGGTTCCAGGATGCGTCGCGGTTCTTCGAGAATGCGCGCCTGCTCGACCCCGGGTTCGGTGCGGCGTCCGACCGCGCCGCGGCGGTGCAGGCGTCCATCCAGGGCGGGCAGCAGGTGACCACGACGACGATCGAAGCAGGGCTGACGGGGGCGGAGAGCCAGGTGGTGCAGGCGGCCGACCGTGGCAGCTCGGCGCCGACGTCGAACGCCCTCGAGGAGGCCGCGCGTCGCGCGGCGCAGACCGTGAACCCCCCGGCGACGAACCTCGCCGTGGGCAGCGGCTCGACCACCGTCACGTCGGCGCCGCCGGAACGTGACGCCCCCAGCTCGGGCACCGGCACCGATACGCCGAACCGCACCGGGCAGGTCATCATCGTCATTCGTCGCCCGTGA